Within the Deltaproteobacteria bacterium genome, the region GGCCACTCCGTCGGAGTCGTGGTCGACCTCCCGCTCCTTCGCGGTGCCGTAGATCAGGCCCACGCTCACCCGGAAGCTCGCCGCCTCGGGTCCGATCCCTCCGGTGAGGGCCAGGGAGAGCTGGACGCCCTGACCCGCCTCGTAGGCCGTACCCGCACTGAAGTGGAGGGCGCCGAGACCGTAGCGCTGGCTCTCGGAGAGACGGAAGCCCACCTCGGCCAGGGGCCGCCACTCGTGAAAGGTCCCCTGGGCGCCCACCCCGAAGGTGAGACCCCGGCGCTGATCCCCCAGGCGCCCGGTGGCCGCGTCGTAGCCCAGGGAGACCACGCCCTGGAAGGGCGCGTAGCTCTTCTGCACCACCACCCGCGGCGCGAGGTCGATGGTGCCGGCGACGTAGCGGAGCCCGAAGTCCACGGCCACCCCCGGCCGCAGCGCCTCCTCGTCCAGGTAGCGCCACTTCAGAGCAGCGCGGACCGCATCGGGACCCCGCCAGCTCTGCTCGTCGCTGCTCGGAGGATCCATGCGAGTCGAGAGGGAGACCTCGCCCCGCTCGTGGAAGCCCAGCGCGGCCCCCATCGGACCGCCGACGGCCGCCCCGCCTCGCCCGTCGATCACGCCGGCGAACCAGAGCCCGACCTCCATGCGCCCCTTCTCGACCGTGTCGGCCAGGGGGATGGAGAGGATGCCGCGCCCATCGGCGGGGGTCGCGGCGGCCCGGACCACTCCCGGCACCAGCACGAGCGCGACCGCCAACCAGAGCGCTGTCCCTGGGGGTGAGCCCCCTGGCCAACGCGGAGGACTCACCGAGCCTCCGGCTCCCCGGACGACTGCTTCACCTCGAACTTCGCCCTCGCCTCCTCGATCAGCGCGAGCCGCAAGGCGGCCCTGCGCGACTTCTCGAGCTCGGCCGAGATGGCTCCCCGGACCTGCTCGAAGGCGAGGGGCTGCGGCGGCTTCTTCCCCAGGAGCTTGACCGCGAAGTAGCCCTGGAAGGCCTTGATCGGGCCGGCGACCTTGCCGACCTCCAGCTTCTCCACGGCCTCGGCGAGCTCGGGGACGAGGGCGCCGGTGTGGGCAAAGCCGAGATCCTTGATCTCGGCCATGGTGTAGTCCTTCGCCAGGGCTTCGATGCTCTCTCCGGCCCGCATCCGCTCGGCGATGTTCGCCGCGGTGGCCTGGAGGGTGTCCCGGTAGCCTTGCTGGCTCAGCCGGCCGGGATCGAGCTTGACCAGGGCCGCGACCACATGGAAGGAGGCGGGCATCTGGTAGCGCTGGCGGTTGTCGTCGAAGTGCTTGCGAATTTGGGCCTCCGGGAGCTCACCGGCCCTCCGGGCCTCGGCCTCGACCAGGGCGTCCGCCTGGACCTGCCAGGCGAGCTGGCGGCGGTAAAAGGCCGGGTTGGTCTTCGCCCGCGTCAGGAGCTTCTCGAAGCCCCGCGCCCCGCCATAGGACTTCTCCACCGCCGCGTAGCGGGCCGCCACCCGGGTCTCATCCAGTGGCAGCTTCCTCCGAGCGGCGAGAGAGGCGAGGAGCATCTCCACGGAGAGCTGTCCGGCGACCTTCTTGCGGGCCGCGGCCACCGCCGCCGCGTCCGGGGTCTTGTGGAAGCTGTTGAGGGTGAAGTCCAGGGCGATCGCCCCCTGGAGCTCCTCCTCGCTGACCTTCAGGGCTCCGACCTCGAGGGCCGGCGTTGCCGCCGGAGCCGCCCGTCCCGCCGCCGGCAGGAAGGCGGCGGCCAGTGCGAGAGTGAGACCGGAGAGCGGTGCTCGCATTCCCATGATGTGCTCCCGAGGGGCGAAGAAGTGGAATCCGGGGAATACAGGAACGCCGCCGAGGTGGACACCCCGGCGGCGCTCCGAAACTGCCAGTCCATGGCTTGCGCCACGGGTGCTGCCGCTACTTCATGTGGCAGGCGGTGCACATGGCGGAACCGGCGTTGGTGACCCGGTAGAAGGTCGGCAGGTTGCCCTCGTGCGGGTTGTGGCAGGAGGCGCACTCGACGGTGTTGCCGGTGAAGAGGCGGATGCCGGCGCCGGTCACGGCCGCGATCGAGTTGAAGGCGGTGTCGAGGGTGTTGTCGTAGGTGATGCCGATCGGGTGGTCGTTGCTCAGGTCGGTGGCGACGTTGGCGACGCCGGTCAGCAGCTCGGTGCCCGCGGTCCAGGTCCAGGCCATGTTGGCGCCGCCGAGGGTGTAGTTACCGGAGCCCGGAGCGTTGACCAGGGTGTCCATCGCGACCGTGCCGTCATGGCAGGTGAGGCAGGCCATGGACTCGTTCGCCGGAGCGAGGGCGACGGCCATGTCCATCGTGGAGCTGGAGTACATGGTGTAGATCGCGCCGGTCGGGCCCTTGTTCCACAGGGCGACGCCGATGCTGATGTCGGCGGCGTGAGGGGTGTGGCAGAAGACGCAGACCTCGTCGGTGTCGGCAACGTAGAAGTTGTTGACCGCGCCGGTGGAGGAGAGGTTGTGGGGGGTGTTGACGACGTTGTCCTGAGCGAAGGCGGAGGTGGCGAAGCCGATGGCGGCGACGGCGACCAGGATGCGATTGAGATGCTTCATTGTGTTTCCTCCCCGGAAAAACGGGGCTTTACGTGGTGTTTTTTGGAATTTCTTCCGATTCGACTGCCCGAGGAGTCCGGGAGCGGGCCCTCGACGCACCCTGTCCCTAAGCAATGGTCATGCCAGATCGGGTCGAAGGTGCGGTTCAGGAGTCCAGCGTGATTGAAATGGGGGCCCCGGAGCGCCGCGCCGATTGACGCACTGTGGCAAGCCGGAGCCGCGGGAGAAAAATAGGGGCATATCACCCGATCGCTGATTCGCGGGCGATCTGGCGCTGGTAAGGCTGGCGGCTGGTGATCCGGCTCTCCGTGGCACGTGCGTTGCGCTCGGTGGGGCATATGGCCCACCGACGACCCATGACCCCGAACCGGGCGGAAAGCTCGAATTTCGATCCTGAAGGGGTTCTGGAGGCCATCCTGGATCCGGCCGGAGGCACAGCGATCCACCCCGGGCAAGTGCCGAGTCTGCGTTGTCGAAACTTTTTTACGCATGAAATGCGCGAGGCCGGGGCAGCTTGACTGATCGACCCCAGAAGCCCGGAAAACGACCCAGAAGCTGGGATTCCGTGGGGATACGGCTCGGAGCCCTGCTGGTGGCCTCCCTCCTGGCCATCACCCTCATCACCCTGGTCATCGAGCAGACCGTCCACGAGCGCCGGGTGCGCACCGATTTCCAGGCCCGCTATCAGCTCCTCTCCAGCCAGACCTTCGAGCTGATGCTCCTCGCCATGCGCCAGGAGGCGCCGGCCTCGGTGGACGAGATCCTCACGATGGCCGCCGACAACCCGCAGATCGACCACGTGCGGGTCCTCGACACCTCCGGGCGGGTCCGCCACTCCTCCGCGAGCGCCGAGATCGGCCAGCAGACCCCCCTGCGCAACATCAGCGGCCTGAAGCCCGGGGAGGTCCGGGTCATCCGGAGCGAGGTGGGGGGCCGCCCGGTGGCCGACGCCCTCTCCCCCATCGCCAACGCCCCCCGCTGCCGGGCCTGCCACCCGGTGGGGGAGGTCAACGGCATCATGGAGGTGCGCCTCGACGCCGCCCGGGCCGTGCAAGAGCTGCAGTCCAACCGGATCGTGGTCTTCTTCCACGTGGGGCTCGGGGTCCTCCTCATCTTCGGGGTCCTCTGGCTGCTGGCCCGCCGGATGGTCCTGCGGCCCCTCTCCGAGCTCGGCGCCTCCATGAAGTCGGTGGCCGGCGGCGACCTCTCCACCCAGATCAGCCTGGAGGCCCCGGCCGAGCTGCGGGAGGTGGCCGCCTCGTTCAACGAGATGACCCGGCACCTGAAGGAGGCCCGGCGGCAGCTCGAGCACCACCACCAGGACGACCTGGTGCGGGCCGACCGCCTGGCCACGGTGGGCGAGCTGGCCTCCACCATGGCCCACGAGATCCAGAACCCCCTGGCCGGCCTCTCGGGGGCGCTGCAGGTCTTCGCGCGGGATCCGGCCTTCGCCCACCGCAAGGAGATCCTCGAGGAGCTCGACGCCACCGTGCGGCGGCTCTCGAACACCGTGCGCGAGCTGCTGCGCTTCGGCCGGCAGTCGAACCCCGAGCTCCAGCCCACCGATCTCAACGAGCTGGCCCGGATGGTGGCCCTCTTCCTCGAGCAGCAGCTCGCCGGCAAGGGCAGGATCGCGATCCACACCCAGCTCGAGGAGGCGCTGCCCGAGGTGCTCCTCGATCCCCAGCAGTTCCGGCAGGTGCTGCTCAACCTCTGCCTCAACGCCGTGCAGGCGATGAAGGAGGGGGGCGGCGAGCTCTTCATCGTCACCGAGGCCGTCGAGCACCCCGAGAGCCCCTCCGGCGAGTCCGGCCCGCCCAGCGGGCCCGGTGTGCGCGCCACGGTGCGCGACACGGGCCCGGGCATCGAGCCCGAGCGCCTCGAGCTGATCTTCCGGCCCTTCTACACGACCAAGATCCGGGGCACCGGCCTCGGCCTCGCCATCGCCCGCCGCATCGTCGAGAAGGTGGGCGGCCGGCTCACCCTCGAGAGCGAGGTCGGGGTCGGCACCACCGTCAGGATCGACCTGCTCCCCCGCGCCGTCGCCGAGGCGAAGGTGGCGAACGAGGGCGGGCTCGATACGGGAGAAGACTCATGAAGAAGCGCGTCCTGGTGGTCGACGACGAGAAGCTGATCCGCTGGACCCTCGTCGAGACCATGTCCCGCGCCGGGCACGAGGTGCTCGAGGCGACCAACGGGGTCGAGGCCCTGCGCATCGCCGAGGCCGAGCTGCCCGACGCCATCCTCCTCGACCTGAAGATGCCCGAGATGGACGGGCTCACCGTCCTCTCGGAGCTCGAGCAGCGGCAGATCGACGCGGCGGTGATCGTGATCTCCGCCCAGAGTGATCTGGAGACCGCGGTGGAGGCCATGCGCCGGGGCGCCGAGGACTTCATCAAGAAGCCCTTCGACGCCGACGAGGTCGAGGTCGTCGTCGCCCGCTCCCTCGACCGGCGGGTCGCGACCCGTGAGCTGGCCCGCCAGCAGGCGCAGGCCGAGGCCGCCTTCCAGGTGAATCGTCTCTCGGGAGACTCACCCGCCACCGAGGAGCTGCGGCAGCTCCTGCAGCGGGTGGCCGACTCGGATGCCCGGGGCGTGCTGGTCACCGGCGAGTCGGGCAGCGGCAAGGGCCTCGTCGCTCACATCCTCCACTTCGGCAGCCGCCGCCACTCCGAGCCCTTCGTGCGGCTGACCTCGGTGGGGCGGGAGGACGACGTCCTCGAGCGGGAGATCTTCGGCTTCGAGAAGGCCGCCGTCCCCTCGGCCGCCGCCGCGGGAAGGGGGCTCATCGAGCGGGCCTCCGGCGGCACCCTCTACATCGAGGAGGTCGCCGACCTCCCGCTGATCTGCCAGGCCCGCCTCGTCGACGTGATCGAGGACCGGGTCGTGCGCCGGGTCGGCGGCGTGCGCTCCCTCGCGGTGGACGTGCGGGTCGTCGCCGCCACCAACAAGGACCTCGCCGCGCGGGTGGAGGAGGGCAAGTTCCGCGAGGACCTCTACTACCGGCTCTCCTCGGTGCCCCTGCACCTGCCGCCCCTGCGCGATCGGCTGGATGATCTGCCCGCCCTGACCCGGAGCCTGCTCGAGGAGCTGGCCCCCGAGCTCGGCGCCCGCTGCGAGCCCCTCACCGAGGCCGTGCTCGCCCGCCTGCGCCAGCACGACTGGCCCGGCAACACCCGAGAGCTGCGCAACGTGCTGGAGCGCGCGATGATCCTCGCCGGCGGCCGCTGCATCGAGCCCTCCGACGTCGCCGTCTCCCGCCCCCGCGCCTCCACCGCGCCCGACCCCACCACCCTCGCCTTCGAGGGCATGACCCTCGACGAGGTCGAGCGCGAGCTCATCCGCCGCGCCATGGAGCGGGCCGGCGGCAACCAGGCCAAGGCCGCGCGGGCGCTGGGCCTCTCGCGCGACACGCTGCGGTACCGGTTGAAGAAGCACGGGATGTGAGGTCGGGGTCTCGATGACATCCGACCGCGAGACGAAGCTGCGACGCTGGTGGTCACTGGCGGTCTTCGGGGCAGCGGTGGCGGTCTACCTGCCGACCCTGGGCCACGGCTTCGTCTTCGACGACGACGTGCTGGTGGTCCGCAACGAGGTCGTCCATGAGGGCTCCCTCGCGCGCCTCTTCTCCACCAGTCACTGGGAGGGCGCCGGTCTGCGGGCCGATCTCTATCGCCCCATTCCGGCCGCCACCTACGCTCTGGACCACGCCCTCTGGGGGCTCGATCCCCTCGGCTATCACCTGACGAACCTGCTGCTCCACGCGCTGGCC harbors:
- a CDS encoding peptidyl-prolyl cis-trans isomerase, whose translation is MGMRAPLSGLTLALAAAFLPAAGRAAPAATPALEVGALKVSEEELQGAIALDFTLNSFHKTPDAAAVAAARKKVAGQLSVEMLLASLAARRKLPLDETRVAARYAAVEKSYGGARGFEKLLTRAKTNPAFYRRQLAWQVQADALVEAEARRAGELPEAQIRKHFDDNRQRYQMPASFHVVAALVKLDPGRLSQQGYRDTLQATAANIAERMRAGESIEALAKDYTMAEIKDLGFAHTGALVPELAEAVEKLEVGKVAGPIKAFQGYFAVKLLGKKPPQPLAFEQVRGAISAELEKSRRAALRLALIEEARAKFEVKQSSGEPEAR
- a CDS encoding ATP-binding protein, with translation MGIRLGALLVASLLAITLITLVIEQTVHERRVRTDFQARYQLLSSQTFELMLLAMRQEAPASVDEILTMAADNPQIDHVRVLDTSGRVRHSSASAEIGQQTPLRNISGLKPGEVRVIRSEVGGRPVADALSPIANAPRCRACHPVGEVNGIMEVRLDAARAVQELQSNRIVVFFHVGLGVLLIFGVLWLLARRMVLRPLSELGASMKSVAGGDLSTQISLEAPAELREVAASFNEMTRHLKEARRQLEHHHQDDLVRADRLATVGELASTMAHEIQNPLAGLSGALQVFARDPAFAHRKEILEELDATVRRLSNTVRELLRFGRQSNPELQPTDLNELARMVALFLEQQLAGKGRIAIHTQLEEALPEVLLDPQQFRQVLLNLCLNAVQAMKEGGGELFIVTEAVEHPESPSGESGPPSGPGVRATVRDTGPGIEPERLELIFRPFYTTKIRGTGLGLAIARRIVEKVGGRLTLESEVGVGTTVRIDLLPRAVAEAKVANEGGLDTGEDS
- a CDS encoding sigma-54 dependent transcriptional regulator, whose translation is MKKRVLVVDDEKLIRWTLVETMSRAGHEVLEATNGVEALRIAEAELPDAILLDLKMPEMDGLTVLSELEQRQIDAAVIVISAQSDLETAVEAMRRGAEDFIKKPFDADEVEVVVARSLDRRVATRELARQQAQAEAAFQVNRLSGDSPATEELRQLLQRVADSDARGVLVTGESGSGKGLVAHILHFGSRRHSEPFVRLTSVGREDDVLEREIFGFEKAAVPSAAAAGRGLIERASGGTLYIEEVADLPLICQARLVDVIEDRVVRRVGGVRSLAVDVRVVAATNKDLAARVEEGKFREDLYYRLSSVPLHLPPLRDRLDDLPALTRSLLEELAPELGARCEPLTEAVLARLRQHDWPGNTRELRNVLERAMILAGGRCIEPSDVAVSRPRASTAPDPTTLAFEGMTLDEVERELIRRAMERAGGNQAKAARALGLSRDTLRYRLKKHGM
- a CDS encoding cytochrome c3 family protein, whose amino-acid sequence is MKHLNRILVAVAAIGFATSAFAQDNVVNTPHNLSSTGAVNNFYVADTDEVCVFCHTPHAADISIGVALWNKGPTGAIYTMYSSSTMDMAVALAPANESMACLTCHDGTVAMDTLVNAPGSGNYTLGGANMAWTWTAGTELLTGVANVATDLSNDHPIGITYDNTLDTAFNSIAAVTGAGIRLFTGNTVECASCHNPHEGNLPTFYRVTNAGSAMCTACHMK